The following proteins are co-located in the Calliphora vicina chromosome 2, idCalVici1.1, whole genome shotgun sequence genome:
- the LOC135950582 gene encoding uncharacterized protein LOC135950582: MPRLRKTSAEQRRRAMQQNLANYREQNGEEDRIRNSEMLSLRRENEEYRENQQRRNRNNQNLRRSRQSSELRELARERDSLSHSARRSDTLLRSMEQVRNTLDHSQRRENLEYRGLERERDALAHSSRRSDPLNRAAEQERNSVEHTRRREIPEVRELERERDASAHSSRRSDPLINAAEQARNTEEHIRRREIPELRELERERDALAHSSRRSDPLNRTAEQVRNTAEHSHWRQIPENRETERERDAIAHSLRRSDPLSLEQQSNTILRRESRGTARIQTEDLHNMQNGRIRLHRMNPINRINENTRQAERNINNRQALSPESRVQRLEADSQRHSCRMLQQFNLNIKNGPTEVCVCCGGLWFPNQIKKLCRNNFEHLHHAFFLADIFPSDENIYKFCSTCCKIVKGGKIPTICLINGLHFPEIPNELKDLTSLEERFVAPRIPFMRIVSLGYNRQCAIRGAVVNVPIQLDKTVNVLPRRFDQTEVIQVHLKRRLEYNHSFMTETIRPRIIIGAVQYLVNTDLYRKHNITISDDWLDTVGQNDEIPFISNMEDRTIVERLITDDTDVNVPEEANPQETLLENIPVENIPLQRICIAPGEGQRPLDMLFDEDSEELSYPTIYCGVKRTCTATVGKIIKSEARRYDRRCARVDKILYSYKKLELSRIKNSISTCLRKKVGSNRHTAGNMLDENFIQNLVQHDEGYHILKGIRSSPAHWEGEKKKVLAMIRQFGLPTFFITLSAAESQWPELLVILAKVIQNRIITEEEAMSLTTLEKYNLIRTDPITCSRYFDQRIRHLFKHFKAAGGIFDQHKVIKFYWRIEFQQRGSPHVHGIYWMDNAPIFNINDQTTFPEVVSFIDAFITTDSTIMELANYVSYQRHNHNRTCQREIRGQKICRFHIPYPPLPNTEILVPLPDDIDKNLLEKHQRNYEKIHNALNANLSDEDVNIFSTFQTFLADERINLTYEDYIFALRSSLKKPRVFLKRAFKDRCINAFNAKILSMQRANMDIQYVLDAYACVSYIVNYINKSNRGVSRLLQETMNEIRTGNFSVKQRLQHIGNKFISASEVSAQEASYNILGMHLSQCSNAEVFVNTLPPEKRVRILKPRSELQDLPEDSTNVFQNNILDHYIQRPDIINDVCLAYFAAYYTYSKKLRRNTRFQEEEDDYQEEDININEVGIPLQLKNNSGYIYKRRNAAIIRFPKFSVEITREEYFRNLIMLYLPWRDEQIEVLNNNNEQTCSTHKNIIESNRILFERLKEGELDEILQRFHQEANEDMLGDNLATTQILDDEFRALAVPGVDENINILNITGGNRRNDDDENTTDIRIIRLPPLINRNDLLASVRTLNVKQREYLHHLLRNVVDNIKFCEFISGGAGVGKSRLIKTIYQSVTQRFNSVPGSNPDLVKVLLSAPTGKAAFGIGGATLHSLFSLPVNQYSGEIRPLSNDVVNSLYARFMDLKVLIIDEISMVGARMLNYLDARLKQIFKSTTAFGGISILVFGDLKQLPPVGDKWIFSINTSNPYGVIAGESLWSIFKFFELTEIMRQRDDCSFAHALNSLAIGEMDETHINLIKSRIVQNTTILPSEAIHLFWSNAEAEHYNLLRLQQICTNEYSSKSFDFIKSDTLPIEQRNRILNMVSKMKTSETQGLCGELKLKSTAKYMMTVNINTSDGLVNGAAGVLMDVEINIQTGNPTTIWVLFSEENVGVEARRQKPHVTELTWTPVEKCVRTFQFKSNDNITIERTQFPLVIAEGITIHKSQGATYSKVVVHTHNRMNRSALYVACSRATCASGLHIIGNFNPPRPLKTSDPVKIELERLRSERVRTNFDFMSNNGLRKLYYQNIQSLQAHHEDISTDPTIMRANIICFVETWSFPEEDNMLTNFTVLSRLHCNNIAQGELRQRHKKGVIVYIGNNKIEDAEYLFEEEHCINGFPQIEFITLIRQAIYKLRNRIGNTTEKVYIIGDFNICRKTEEIEAEHFLNDEGYFSIFDKVIETTKHGTHIDWLFSTMDANNSIAKIYPTIHSYHDGILLGIE, translated from the exons ATGCCCAGACTACGCAAGACATCTGCGGAACAACGTAGACGAGCTATGCAGCAAAATTTAGCAAATTATCGCGAACAAAATGGGGAAGAAGATCGAATTAGAAATTCCGAAATGTTGTCATTGCGCAGAGAAAATGAAGAATATCGGGAAAATCAACAACGTAGGAATCGGAATAACCAAAATCTAAGAAGATCGAGACAATCCTCTGAATTACGCGAACTAGCACGTGAACGAGATTCGTTATCGCATTCGGCCAGACGATCGGATACACTACTTCGTTCTATGGAGCAAGTACGAAATACTCTGGATCACTCGCAACGACGGGAAAATCTGGAATATAGAGGCCTAGAACGTGAACGGGACGCTTTAGCTCATTCCTCTAGACGATCCGATCCTTTAAACCGTGCTGCTGAGCAAGAACGCAACAGTGTGGAACATACAAGACGGCGGGAAATACCAGAGGTAAGGGAATTAGAACGTGAACGGGACGCCTCAGCACATTCTTCTAGACGTTCAGATCCTCTAATCAATGCTGCTGAGCAAGCACGCAACACCGAGGAACATATAAGACGGCGCGAAATACCAGAATTGAGGGAATTAGAACGAGAACGGGACGCCTTAGCACATTCTTCTAGACGTTCTGATCCTCTAAATCGAACAGCTGAGCAAGTACGAAATACTGCGGAACACTCACATTGGCGGCAAATTCCGGAGAATCGAGAAACAGAGCGTGAACGGGATGCTATCGCACATTCACTTAGACGTTCAGATCCCCTTTCTCTTGAGCAACAATCTAATACAATATTACGTCGGGAATCAAGAGGTACTGCAAGAATCCAAACAGAGGATTTACATAATATGCAAAATGGTCGCATTCGATTACATCGAATGAATCCCATTAATCGAATTAATGAAAACACCAGGCAAGCTGAGAGGAATATAAATAACAGGCAAGCACTTTCCCCGGAATCAAGAGTTCAACGCTTAGAAGCGGATTCACAGAGACATTCATGCAGAATGCTtcagcaatttaatttaaacattaagaATGGACCTACAGAAGTTTGTGTTTGTTGCGGTGGTCTTTGGTTCCCCAACCAGATAAAGAAATTGTGCAGAAATAACTTTGAGCATTTACATCACGCTTTCTTTTTAGCAGATATTTTCCCTTCTGATGAGAATATTTATAAGTTTTGCAGTACATGTTGCAAAATTGTTAAAGGAGGAAAAATTCCCACCATTTGCTTAATTAATGGATTACATTTCCCTGAAATACCCAATGAATTAAAGGACTTGACATCTTTAGAAGAACGATTTGTGGCGCCGAGAATACCTTTCATGCGAATAGTATCATTGGGATATAATCGCCAATGCGCTATTAGAGGAGCAGTTGTAAATGTGCCAATTCAGCTAGATAAGACTGTTAATGTTCTTCCACGAAGATTTGACCAAACAGAAGTCATTCAAGTTCATCTTAAAAGGAGATTAGAGTATAATCACAGCTTTATGACTGAGACTATAAGACCAAGGATAATAATAGGAGCAGTTCAATACTTGGTGAATACGGATTTATATAGGAAACACAATATAACTATTTCCGATGATTGGTTGGATACCGTAGGTCAAAACGATGAAATACCGTTTATATCTAATATGGAAGATCGGACTATAGTTGAAAGATTAATTACTGATGATACAGATGTAAACGTTCCAGAAGAAGCTAATCCTCAGGAAACCCTCTTGGAAAATATTCCCGTAGAAAACATCCCATTACAACGAATTTGCATTGCCCCAGGAGAAGGACAAAGACCATTAGATATGCTTTTTGATGAAGATTCGGAAGAATTATCATATCCAACTATATACTGTGGTGTTAAGAGGACATGTACAGCTACAGtcggaaaaattattaaatctgAAGCAAGACGGTACGACAGAAGATGTGCACGAGtagacaaaattttatattcatataaaaagttGGAATTATCACGAATAAAGAATAGTATATCAACATGTCTGCGGAAAAAGGTGGGATCTAACCGACATACTGCTGGAAATATGTTAGATGAGAATTTTATACAAAACCTAGTACAACATGACGAAGGATATCATATCTTAAAAGGCATTCGGTCTTCCCCAGCACACTGGGAAGGAgagaagaaaaaagttttagCGATGATACGCCAATTTGGTTTACCAACTTTTTTCATTACTTTGTCGGCAGCAGAGTCACAGTGGCCTGAACTACTAGTAATTTTAGCGAAAGTTATTCAAAATAGAATTATTACGGAAGAAGAAGCGATGAGTCTGACTACCctggaaaaatataatttaataagaaCGGACCCAATAACGTGTTCACGTTACTTTGATCAGAGGATACGACATCTTTTCAAGCATTTTAAAGCTGCTGGAGGTATATTTGATCAGCATAAAGTAATTAAATTCTATTGGAGAATAGAATTTCAACAAAGAGGATCGCCGCATGTTCACGGCATATATTGGATGGATAATGCGcctatatttaatataaatgatCAGACTACTTTTCCAGAAGTAGTCAGTTTTATTGATGCGTTTATAACGACGGATTCAACAATAATGGAATTGGCAAATTATGTTTCTTATCAAAGACATAACCACAATAGGACATGCCAAAGAGAAATTCGTGGACAAAAGATATGCAGATTTCATATACCTTATCCCCCTTTACCAAATACAGAAATTCTTGTCCCACTTCCGGATGACATcgataaaaatttgttagaaaaaCATCAAAGGAACTATGAAAAAATTCATAACGCTTTAAATGCCAATTTATCTGATGAGGACgttaatatattttctacatttcaaacttttttggcagaTGAAAGGATAAATTTAACATATGAGGATTACATTTTTGCCTTAAGATCTTCCTTAAAAAAGCCCCGAGTATTTTTAAAGAGAGCCTTCAAAGATAGATGCATTAATGCATTCAATGCAAAAATACTTTCAATGCAAAGAGCAAATATGGACATACAATATGTATTAGATGCATACGCATGTGTATCGTATATTGTAAACTACATAAATAAATCTAATAGAGGAGTATCAAGATTACTTCAGGAAACAATGAACGAAATACGGACGGGAAATTTTAGCGTTAAGCAGAGACTCCAACACATCGGAAATAAATTCATTTCAGCTTCGGAAGTTTCCGCACAAGAAGCTTCATATAACATCCTTGGAATGCATCTCTCCCAATGTAGCAATGCTGAAGTCTTCGTAAATACATTACCACCAGAAAAACGGGTTCGAATTTTGAAACCTAGATCAGAACTTCAAGATTTGCCAGAAGATTCaacaaatgtttttcaaaataacatcTTGGACCATTACATTCAACGTCCAGATATAATAAATGATGTTTGTTTAGCATACTTTGCAGCTTATTATACGTATTCAAAGAAACTACGTAGAAACACACGGTTTCAAGAAGAAGAAGATGACTACCAGGAAGAAGACATTAATATTAATGAAGTAGGAATTCCACTTCAATTAAAGAACAATTCTGGATATATATATAAGAGAAGAAATGCAGCCATCATTAGATTTCCGAAATTTAGCGTCGAAATAACAAGAGAAGAATATTTTCGCAACCTTATTATGCTCTATTTGCCATGGCGCGACGAACAGATCGAggtattaaataataacaatgagCAAACATGCAGTACTCACAAGAATATTATTGAAAGTAATAGGATATTATTCGAAAGGCTTAAGGAAGGTGAATTGGATGAAATTCTTCAACGATTCCATCAAGAAGCAAACGAAGACATGCTAGGGGATAATTTAGCTACAACTCAAATTCTTGACGATGAATTCAGAGCATTGGCAGTTCCTGGTGTAGATGAAAATAttaacatattaaatattacCGGCGGCAATCGAagaaatgatgatgatgaaaacACTACTGATATACGAATAATCAGATTACCCCCATTAATAAACAGGAATGATTTATTGGCATCTGTAAGaacattaaatgttaaacaaCGCGAATATTTGCACCATTTATTAAGAAACGTTGTGGACAACATTAaattctgcgaatttataagtGGTGGTGCAGGGGTTGGAAAGAGCAGACTAATTAAAACTATCTATCAGTCAGTAACACAACGTTTTAACTCTGTTCCAGGATCCAACCCGGATTTAGTGAAGGTTTTATTGAGCGCGCCAACTGGAAAAGCTGCTTTCGGTATAGGTGGAGCGACGTTGCATTCGTTGTTTTCGTTACCAGTAAATCAATATTCTGGAGAAATTCGTCCCCTTAGCAACGATGTGGTAAATTCACTCTACGCTAGATTTATGGATTTAAAAGTTCTTATTATTGATGAAATTTCTATGGTTGGTGCGAGAATGTTAAATTACTTGGATGCCAGATTAAAACAAATCTTCAAAAGTACTACTGCGTTTGGCGGAATATCAATATTAGTATTTGGAGACTTGAAGCAACTACCGCCAGTTGGAGACAAATGGATTTTTAGCATCAATACATCGAATCCATATGGAGTTATTGCTGGAGAAAGCCtttggagtatttttaaatttttcgaattaacTGAAATAATGAGACAACGAGATGACTGCAGTTTTGCTCATGCCTTAAATTCATTGGCTATTGGAGAAATGGATGAGACACATATAAATCTTATTAAATCGAGAATTGTACAAAACACAACGATTTTGCCATCAGAAGCAATCCACTTATTTTGGTCTAATGCAGAAGCCGAACATTACAATTTATTAAGATTGCAACAAATTTGCACAAATGAATATTCATCAAAATCCTTTGACTTTATAAAGTCTGATACTTTACCAATCGAACAAAGAAACAGAATTTTAAACATGGtttcaaaaatgaaaacttCAGAAACACAAGGACTTTGTGGAGAGCTGAAACTAAAATCAACTGCTAAATATATGATGACAGTTAACATTAATACAAGCGATGGTCTTGTAAATGGAGCAGCTGGAGTTCTGATGGATGtagaaataaatattcaaacagGAAATCCAACAACTATTTGGGTTTTATTTTCAGAAGAAAATGTTGGTGTTGAAGCTCGGCGACAAAAACCTCATGTAACTGAGTTAACTTGGACTCCAGTAGAAAAATGTGTAAggacttttcaatttaaaagtaATGATAATATAACAATTGAGAGGACTCAGTTCCCATTAGTTATAGCAGAAGGCATAACTATCCACAAAAGCCAAGGTGCTACATACTCTAAAGTAGTTGTTCATACCCACAATAGAATGAATAGATCAGCTTTGTACGTGGCTTGTAGTAGAGCAACATGTGCATCTGGACTTCATATAATTGGAAACTTTAATCCTCCTAGGCCTCTTAAGACTTCGGATCCTGTCAAAATAGAACTCGAACGTTTGCGTTCAGAAAGAGTACGtacaaactttgattttatgaGCAACAACGggttaagaaaattatattatcaAAACATACAAAGTCTTCAAGCACATCACGAAGACATTTCTACAGATCCCACAATAATGCGTGCTaacattatttgttttgttgaaaCTTGGAGTTTTCCCGAAGAAGATAACATGCTGACAAACTTCACTGTGCTGAGCCGACTTCATTGCAATAATATAGCTCAAGGAGAACTAAGACAACGACATAAAAAAGGAGTAATAGTGTACATCGGGAACAATAAAATAGAAGATGCCGAATATTTGTTCGAGGAAGAACACTGCATCAATG GTTTTCCTCAAATCGAATTTATCACGCTAATACGACAGGCAATATATAAACTGAGGAATCGCATTGGCAATACAACCGAAAAAGTTTATATAATTGGAGATTTCAACATATGTCGTAAAACGGAGGAAATCGAAGCCGAACATTTTTTGAATGACGAaggatatttttcaatttttgataAAGTTATTGAAACTACAAAGCACGGAACACATATAGACTGGTTATTTTCAACTATGGATGCAAATAACAGCATAGCAAAGATTTATCCCACTATACACAGCTATCATGACGGAATACTTCtaggaatcgaataa